From Humisphaera borealis, the proteins below share one genomic window:
- a CDS encoding TolC family protein encodes MADPITFRAVVISSLLLVAAGCADVPREAGFADVKQNVSERTGLEVRWNQGTEADKAVEARVAEMLRSELSAEQAVQIALLNNRHLQATYEDLMIAQADLVAAGLLRNPVFDGNIRFSTTGGGTAVELALVQDFIDLLYIPLRQRIAGSEFAAAKLRVTGAVLDLAGETRTAFFSMQASQQMLELRRQVLAATDASYDIAKRLRAAGNTRELDLFTEQALFERSKLDVRAAEAQTVRHRERLNRMMGLWGTPAAEWKVAGRLPDLPDAPADVGLADGLESRAVERSLDLQLRRQKIEAASQTLGLAAPYGLLSEVSLGVIADRDNDGSWGVGPAFSLPIPLFDQGQPAVAKAQAELRRAHQRYAAIAVDVRSRTREACEAVIAAHEQADYHRKVILPLRQKIVDQTQLQYNAMQASPLQLVDARQQQIDAGAGYVRAVRDYWLARAELDQLLLGRMPAADDTNANDNEGSAAPAGGRGGH; translated from the coding sequence ATGGCCGATCCCATCACTTTCCGTGCTGTCGTGATATCTAGCCTTCTGCTCGTCGCGGCGGGCTGCGCCGACGTCCCCCGCGAGGCCGGTTTTGCCGACGTGAAACAGAACGTCTCCGAGCGCACCGGCCTGGAGGTCCGCTGGAACCAGGGCACCGAAGCCGACAAAGCCGTCGAGGCCCGCGTCGCCGAGATGCTTCGGTCTGAATTGTCGGCCGAGCAGGCGGTGCAGATCGCGCTGCTGAACAACCGGCACCTTCAGGCGACCTACGAAGACCTGATGATCGCCCAGGCCGACCTCGTCGCCGCGGGGCTGCTTCGAAACCCCGTGTTCGACGGCAACATCCGATTCTCGACCACCGGCGGCGGCACGGCGGTCGAGCTGGCACTCGTGCAGGACTTTATCGATCTGCTCTACATCCCCCTGCGCCAGCGCATCGCGGGCAGCGAGTTCGCCGCCGCCAAGCTGCGCGTCACCGGTGCCGTGCTCGATTTGGCCGGCGAGACACGCACCGCGTTCTTCTCGATGCAGGCTTCGCAGCAGATGCTGGAACTTCGCCGACAGGTCCTGGCGGCAACCGACGCCTCTTACGACATCGCCAAACGTCTGCGGGCGGCCGGCAACACCCGCGAGCTCGACCTGTTTACCGAGCAAGCGCTTTTCGAGCGAAGCAAGCTCGACGTGCGGGCCGCCGAGGCGCAGACGGTTCGGCATCGCGAGCGGCTGAACCGGATGATGGGCCTCTGGGGCACGCCCGCCGCCGAGTGGAAGGTCGCCGGTCGGCTGCCGGACCTGCCGGACGCGCCTGCAGACGTCGGGCTCGCAGACGGCCTGGAATCCCGTGCCGTGGAACGAAGCCTGGATCTGCAACTGCGACGCCAGAAGATCGAGGCGGCGTCACAGACGCTCGGACTCGCCGCACCGTATGGCCTGCTGTCCGAAGTCTCGCTCGGCGTGATCGCCGATCGTGACAACGACGGCAGCTGGGGCGTTGGCCCGGCCTTCTCGCTGCCCATCCCGCTGTTCGATCAGGGCCAGCCCGCCGTCGCCAAAGCGCAGGCCGAACTGCGCCGCGCCCATCAGCGCTACGCCGCCATCGCTGTCGATGTGCGGTCTCGAACCCGCGAAGCCTGCGAAGCGGTCATCGCCGCCCACGAACAGGCCGACTACCACCGGAAGGTGATCCTGCCGCTGCGGCAAAAGATCGTCGATCAGACGCAGCTTCAGTACAACGCGATGCAGGCCAGCCCGCTGCAACTCGTTGACGCCAGGCAACAGCAGATCGATGCCGGGGCAGGGTACGTCCGCGCAGTCCGGGATTACTGGCTGGCAAGAGCAGAACTGGATCAGCTCCTGCTCGGCAGAATGCCCGCCGCCGACGACACAAACGCCAACGACAATGAAGGCTCCGCAGCACCGGCCGGTGGCCGGGGAGGTCACTAA
- a CDS encoding heavy metal-binding domain-containing protein — protein MNWQLVPFALLSVLIGGCTAATSSSSSMGPNHPASPAAMETPHAARSTTLASAVLAEATAQPAAHDHGQASAGDNAAHQHAAAPATAPALYTCPMHPEVISTKADDRCPKCGMKLKLKPATQPTASPVAVSEQAGHNHGASAATTQPTSASDSGGHAGHAGAMHACPMHPQVVSADADAKCPKCGMKLKPIPATQSATTAPAAGHDHGGH, from the coding sequence ATGAACTGGCAACTTGTCCCATTTGCATTGTTGTCCGTGCTGATCGGCGGATGCACCGCCGCCACCTCTTCTTCGTCGTCTATGGGTCCGAACCATCCGGCCAGTCCGGCAGCGATGGAGACCCCGCACGCCGCGCGAAGTACGACACTGGCGTCCGCGGTTCTGGCGGAAGCGACCGCCCAGCCGGCCGCGCACGATCACGGTCAGGCCTCGGCCGGCGACAACGCCGCTCACCAACACGCCGCGGCACCGGCCACGGCTCCAGCCCTCTATACCTGTCCGATGCACCCGGAAGTGATCTCGACCAAAGCCGATGACCGCTGCCCCAAGTGTGGCATGAAGCTGAAGCTGAAACCCGCAACCCAGCCGACCGCGTCTCCGGTTGCCGTCAGCGAGCAAGCCGGGCACAACCACGGCGCATCCGCCGCGACAACGCAGCCGACTTCGGCTTCCGACTCGGGCGGCCACGCCGGGCACGCGGGCGCGATGCACGCCTGTCCCATGCATCCCCAGGTCGTGTCCGCCGACGCGGACGCCAAGTGCCCCAAGTGCGGCATGAAGCTCAAGCCGATCCCCGCTACGCAGTCAGCCACCACGGCTCCGGCCGCGGGGCACGATCATGGAGGGCATTGA
- a CDS encoding COG1361 family protein has protein sequence MNRPTLVATARTVALAIAAVVLAVGCAPSSPIEPAVMKPSSQPVAQATTAPVPDIIRNKEKETSSQVLAYPTGDRGTSVILLEKKFPTQARLGQIYKYQITVTNLKEWPIAGVVVREDFPPSFAVAKDPNEVAPGTTLPAEAGAASGRAVEPEDPAQPPIANPLDTSAPATRPANPLSPTPAATVPPPPSMSPRDGKDVRYVQNIGYVRDVDGTWWGTATRREKRGVIAQEYLIGTLEPGQVKQITVAGVSDELGKLDTRSTVTYTPVLAGGTDVINPILKLTKEAPRHADLCDAIEFRYIIANVGVGTETDVRIDEALPEGITTEDGKSSIRIPVGDLPQDQSKSFTIRVRAAKTGEYATRAQARGFGTATQSAELPTAVHAPKLAIAMTGPASEYVGKAGGYEITITNTGDAAARNTTLSATADAGAAVQYPAPAAVATSRPAAGAGYAVGVIEPGASKKVRITARPTVGGPMTVKATAKSDCADAVSATSYTDVKTIAAPDIQVTDVDDPVRVGEMTRYRIVVSNGGSGPDRNVRIVATLPVQMKFIQATGPTPAKSVDGKITFEPLSKLDAGQTVTWLVEVKAEEAGDVRFRAEMTSESLTEPVIGTQSTRLY, from the coding sequence ATGAATCGACCTACCCTTGTCGCCACCGCCCGCACCGTTGCCCTCGCGATCGCCGCCGTTGTGTTGGCGGTCGGATGTGCGCCTTCCAGTCCGATCGAGCCGGCGGTGATGAAGCCGTCGTCGCAGCCCGTCGCCCAGGCGACGACCGCGCCGGTCCCCGACATCATTCGAAACAAGGAGAAGGAAACCTCCAGCCAGGTGCTGGCCTACCCGACTGGCGACCGCGGGACGAGCGTGATCTTGCTGGAGAAGAAGTTCCCCACGCAGGCCCGGCTCGGGCAGATTTACAAGTACCAGATCACCGTGACGAACCTAAAGGAATGGCCGATCGCCGGCGTAGTGGTGCGCGAGGACTTCCCGCCGTCGTTCGCCGTCGCGAAGGACCCCAATGAGGTCGCACCCGGAACGACCTTGCCGGCCGAGGCGGGTGCAGCGAGCGGGAGAGCGGTCGAACCGGAAGATCCCGCCCAGCCGCCGATCGCCAACCCGCTCGATACGAGTGCGCCAGCCACCCGCCCCGCCAACCCGCTTTCGCCGACGCCGGCGGCGACCGTTCCTCCCCCGCCGTCAATGTCGCCACGCGATGGCAAGGACGTCCGGTACGTGCAGAACATCGGCTACGTCCGCGACGTCGACGGAACCTGGTGGGGCACCGCGACACGCCGCGAAAAGCGTGGCGTCATCGCCCAGGAGTATCTGATTGGCACGCTGGAACCGGGACAGGTAAAGCAGATCACCGTGGCGGGCGTGTCGGACGAACTGGGCAAGCTCGATACCCGCAGCACGGTCACCTACACGCCGGTGCTGGCCGGTGGGACGGACGTGATCAACCCGATCCTGAAGTTGACGAAGGAAGCCCCGCGCCACGCCGATTTGTGCGACGCGATCGAGTTCCGCTACATCATCGCCAACGTGGGCGTGGGCACCGAAACCGACGTGCGAATTGACGAGGCGTTGCCTGAAGGCATCACGACCGAAGACGGGAAGAGCAGCATTCGCATTCCCGTCGGCGATCTGCCGCAGGACCAAAGCAAATCGTTCACGATCAGGGTCCGCGCGGCCAAGACCGGTGAATACGCCACCCGCGCCCAGGCCCGCGGGTTCGGTACGGCCACGCAATCGGCGGAGCTTCCGACGGCGGTCCATGCGCCGAAGCTCGCGATCGCGATGACCGGGCCGGCGTCGGAGTATGTCGGCAAGGCGGGCGGTTACGAAATCACCATCACCAACACCGGCGACGCCGCCGCCCGCAACACCACGCTGTCGGCGACCGCCGACGCCGGGGCCGCGGTGCAGTACCCCGCGCCGGCAGCCGTGGCGACATCCCGGCCAGCGGCCGGGGCGGGATATGCCGTCGGCGTTATCGAGCCGGGTGCTTCGAAGAAGGTCCGCATCACCGCACGCCCCACCGTCGGCGGCCCCATGACCGTCAAGGCGACGGCCAAGTCCGACTGCGCCGACGCGGTGTCGGCCACCAGTTACACCGACGTCAAGACGATCGCCGCACCGGACATCCAGGTGACCGACGTCGATGATCCCGTTCGCGTCGGCGAGATGACACGGTACCGCATCGTCGTCAGCAACGGCGGATCAGGACCGGACCGGAACGTCCGGATCGTTGCCACCCTGCCCGTGCAGATGAAGTTCATCCAGGCCACAGGCCCGACGCCGGCGAAGTCGGTCGATGGCAAGATCACATTCGAGCCGCTTTCGAAGCTCGACGCGGGGCAAACCGTGACATGGCTGGTTGAAGTCAAAGCCGAGGAGGCCGGCGACGTGCGTTTCCGCGCCGAGATGACGAGCGAAAGCCTGACCGAACCGGTCATCGGCACGCAGTCGACGCGGCTGTACTGA
- a CDS encoding right-handed parallel beta-helix repeat-containing protein, translated as MRYLRSMACIAALLAAIPALAAAEPRPGDPDSKPDAARFDPNYPDMKEWASAGVRGGIPLRDTLKVVKTIKPGDDLQAAIDAAAKEFAASADPKKPEADKPVVVLLSTGTHSIRKAIELRSGVVLRGQNKELAVIENTLRSTKLSPAAFTVRADKVRLAGIEDLTLRHEEVARLGLAVYAERVAGPKNNPNGVKDLHVGGVEIEDSEDCWLDNVNILHSGSHPLDAAGRRITVRDVLIDGAFNKGEEGSPAGSGNVYFSVTGGLFYNNTVKNTRHCLVIRDTLSGGDCKFNVMLDCNFQGDVNYHGNRKDSGRNLFEGVFVRSLTSHGWPAWAYWKREEIGLGNLAYKSIGWGGSNADKFESTKPDVVYTFTGIRDPNILAPVEKPAPTAGTLYAVTATRPTRPESLGTWPKNPGEARDMMLKRMIASPIK; from the coding sequence ATGCGTTATCTTCGATCGATGGCCTGTATCGCGGCGTTGCTTGCCGCCATTCCCGCGCTGGCGGCGGCCGAACCGCGCCCCGGCGATCCCGACAGCAAGCCGGACGCCGCCCGCTTCGACCCCAACTACCCCGACATGAAGGAATGGGCGTCGGCCGGCGTTCGCGGCGGTATCCCGCTGCGAGACACCCTGAAGGTCGTCAAAACCATCAAGCCCGGCGACGACCTCCAGGCCGCGATCGACGCCGCCGCCAAGGAGTTCGCCGCATCGGCCGACCCGAAGAAACCCGAAGCCGATAAACCGGTGGTCGTTCTGCTCTCGACCGGCACCCACAGCATCCGCAAGGCGATCGAACTCCGCAGCGGCGTGGTCCTTCGCGGCCAGAACAAAGAACTGGCCGTCATCGAAAACACGCTGCGATCGACCAAGCTGTCGCCGGCGGCGTTCACCGTTCGGGCCGACAAGGTGCGCCTGGCGGGGATCGAAGACCTCACGCTGCGACACGAGGAAGTCGCCCGCCTGGGCCTGGCCGTCTACGCCGAGCGCGTGGCCGGGCCGAAGAACAATCCCAATGGCGTCAAGGATCTGCACGTCGGCGGCGTTGAGATCGAAGACAGCGAGGATTGCTGGCTCGACAACGTCAACATCCTGCACAGCGGATCGCACCCGCTCGATGCCGCCGGCCGTCGCATCACGGTGCGCGATGTACTGATCGACGGCGCGTTCAACAAGGGGGAAGAAGGTTCGCCCGCTGGCAGCGGCAACGTCTACTTCTCCGTCACCGGCGGCCTGTTCTACAACAACACCGTCAAGAACACGCGGCACTGCCTGGTCATCCGCGACACGCTTTCGGGCGGCGACTGCAAGTTCAATGTCATGCTCGACTGCAACTTCCAGGGGGACGTCAACTACCACGGCAATCGGAAGGACTCCGGCCGCAATCTGTTCGAAGGCGTTTTCGTCCGATCGCTGACCAGTCATGGCTGGCCCGCCTGGGCTTACTGGAAGCGCGAGGAGATCGGCCTGGGGAACCTGGCGTACAAGAGCATCGGCTGGGGCGGCAGCAACGCCGACAAGTTCGAGAGCACCAAGCCGGATGTCGTGTACACGTTCACCGGGATTCGCGACCCCAATATTCTCGCGCCCGTCGAGAAGCCGGCCCCCACGGCCGGCACCCTTTATGCCGTCACCGCCACCCGCCCGACCCGCCCCGAATCACTCGGCACCTGGCCGAAGAACCCCGGCGAGGCTCGGGACATGATGCTCAAGCGGATGATCGCCAGCCCGATCAAGTAA
- a CDS encoding MFS transporter, translated as MRHLLATRYGRLLTFFLLYVTEGIPQGFASVAIAFQMRKQGLGPAEVGAFVASLYLPWAWKVFAGPVVDLVYSERLGKRRAWIVGCQLMMSLTLLAAWPIDYSTNLHLFSLIIVVHNVFAATQDVAIDALAVTVLPESERGTANGFMFAGAYTGAGIGGAGVLYLTSVIGFSNSFWLVAGSILLVTVFISLRIREPRTAVAVPQAVVLQPIAIREDGRGATIPLEYGRGNDLPEMTAEKLRPADVLPYLGKLFKSMFGNARALAAFFFALLPTGAFAVSLTVSQNLSAEFGLSEATVANITVVSTILSVGGCLSGGFLSDRIGRRKAISLFAILTLIPTLALAWHLNANGWIMPIDTKAASRPVPADGLVTAFIVWGFIYSYVIGLIYGSRTAGFMDVSNPVVAATQFTAYMSLMNLAMAYSSWWQGWAIEHWGYPNMLITDAALGLICLVPLALMAPRKPIPALETTPMQPDVQHPAQPTGSP; from the coding sequence ATGCGGCATCTTCTTGCAACACGCTATGGCCGGCTCCTGACGTTCTTCCTTCTCTATGTAACGGAGGGGATCCCGCAGGGGTTCGCCTCGGTCGCAATTGCTTTTCAGATGCGCAAGCAGGGCCTGGGGCCGGCCGAGGTCGGTGCATTTGTTGCCTCGCTCTACCTGCCGTGGGCCTGGAAGGTGTTCGCCGGACCCGTGGTCGACCTGGTCTACTCCGAGCGGCTCGGAAAACGCCGCGCCTGGATCGTAGGCTGCCAGCTGATGATGTCGCTGACGCTGCTGGCGGCGTGGCCGATCGACTACTCGACCAATCTGCACCTGTTTTCGCTGATCATCGTCGTTCACAATGTTTTCGCCGCGACACAGGACGTCGCGATCGACGCGCTGGCCGTCACCGTCCTGCCCGAGAGCGAGCGAGGCACGGCCAACGGCTTCATGTTTGCCGGCGCCTACACGGGCGCGGGCATCGGCGGGGCGGGCGTGCTTTACCTCACTTCCGTCATCGGCTTTTCGAACAGTTTTTGGCTGGTCGCCGGATCGATCCTCCTGGTGACGGTATTCATCTCGCTCCGCATCCGCGAGCCGCGAACGGCGGTCGCGGTGCCACAGGCGGTCGTCCTGCAGCCGATCGCGATCCGTGAAGACGGGCGTGGCGCAACGATTCCACTCGAGTACGGCAGGGGCAATGACCTGCCCGAAATGACGGCCGAAAAGCTGCGGCCTGCCGACGTGCTTCCGTACCTCGGGAAACTCTTCAAATCGATGTTCGGAAACGCCAGGGCGTTGGCGGCATTCTTTTTCGCGCTGCTGCCAACCGGGGCGTTCGCCGTCAGCCTGACTGTCAGCCAGAACCTGTCGGCAGAGTTCGGGCTGTCGGAGGCAACGGTTGCCAACATCACCGTTGTCAGCACCATTCTTTCGGTCGGAGGATGTCTGTCCGGCGGGTTTCTGTCGGACCGCATCGGTCGTCGAAAGGCGATCTCGCTCTTTGCTATCCTGACGCTTATCCCCACCCTCGCGCTGGCGTGGCACCTCAACGCCAACGGGTGGATCATGCCGATCGACACCAAGGCGGCGAGCCGGCCCGTTCCTGCCGACGGGCTGGTGACGGCATTCATTGTCTGGGGGTTCATTTACTCTTACGTCATCGGACTGATCTACGGCTCGCGAACGGCGGGCTTCATGGACGTCAGCAACCCCGTCGTCGCCGCGACGCAGTTCACGGCGTACATGTCGCTGATGAATCTCGCGATGGCCTACAGCAGTTGGTGGCAGGGTTGGGCGATCGAGCACTGGGGCTACCCGAACATGCTGATCACCGATGCGGCGCTGGGCCTGATCTGCCTGGTTCCCCTGGCGCTGATGGCGCCGCGCAAGCCGATTCCCGCTCTCGAAACCACACCAATGCAGCCTGACGTTCAACACCCCGCGCAACCAACGGGTAGTCCGTGA
- a CDS encoding CARDB domain-containing protein, giving the protein MTHATKAAFESLEGRKLFAAAGDLDAAFGTGGRATINFPVVTQPANSDFADRGVELFSLDSRNGLTVVAGDHRTGSLEAGPTFDDRELALARLDASGQLDPTFDGDGVLYSPVLRSVVDIYVQSDNGILVLGSTVAAPEGSFLARFTPAGTLDTAFGGGDGIVAFDFTATNVDQTPEGKIVVSGSAFSQAQSQDVLVAARLLSEGALDASFDDDGVAETPFAFGSGAFLAIQPNNGKVLLATSVVRQPTPVEIDGSLIRLNLNGNPDSTFSGNGQAFVNSEQIDDVAGIDVGTTGDIFVALGDTRPTKTVLTKVSSGGSQGLLFEALDANALINDIQAAFDTSGKVLLFGRVEATPGASDFKDAVIRYNGDGTLDRTFGTSGKGYIFNEGETGESANAFLGDLQADMRIVSARGDLAASGSYSVTITRRLSTGDVPPVSPPTSPPPTSPPTSPPPVSPPPVSPPTSPPPTSPPPVSPPPPVGATQGTLSGTLTTKLPAGLIGQQKLVGGKVIVAVTNPTTSLVKGKTTFSLSVSADATLDSGDAAVVSRQQNLKLKPGQTRNVKLPVKLLPIGTAGTYQLLARITAPDQTTTDVAGGTTFSVAEPVVDLSSAIDRGITGTVAVGAKAAVKMSVQNLGNVPAKGPLTAAIFASTDNTSSSDDVLLVSKSGNVAIKPGKSKSFGLSFRVPANLPAGTYYLTAKADTLSAFAEPDEANNIVVSSGTFTVG; this is encoded by the coding sequence GTGACCCATGCCACCAAAGCCGCCTTCGAATCGCTCGAAGGGCGCAAGCTTTTTGCCGCCGCCGGCGATCTGGATGCCGCATTCGGGACCGGCGGGCGGGCAACGATCAACTTTCCGGTCGTCACTCAGCCGGCCAACAGCGATTTTGCCGACAGGGGCGTCGAACTGTTCTCGCTCGATTCCCGCAACGGCCTGACGGTCGTCGCAGGCGACCACCGCACCGGCAGCCTCGAAGCAGGCCCGACCTTTGACGACCGCGAACTGGCTTTGGCCCGGCTCGACGCCAGCGGCCAGCTCGATCCGACGTTCGACGGCGACGGCGTTCTCTATTCGCCGGTCCTCCGAAGTGTCGTCGATATCTATGTGCAGTCGGACAACGGCATTCTCGTCCTGGGCAGCACCGTCGCCGCGCCGGAAGGCAGCTTCCTGGCCCGCTTTACGCCGGCCGGCACGCTCGACACTGCCTTTGGCGGCGGCGACGGGATCGTCGCGTTCGACTTCACCGCGACGAACGTGGACCAAACGCCCGAGGGCAAGATCGTCGTCAGCGGATCGGCGTTCAGCCAGGCCCAGAGTCAGGACGTCCTGGTCGCCGCCCGGCTGCTCAGCGAAGGCGCGCTCGACGCTTCATTCGACGACGACGGTGTCGCCGAGACACCCTTCGCCTTCGGCTCGGGGGCGTTCCTCGCGATTCAGCCCAACAACGGCAAGGTGCTGCTGGCCACCAGCGTCGTCCGCCAACCCACGCCGGTCGAGATCGACGGCAGTCTCATTCGCCTCAATCTCAACGGCAATCCCGATTCCACCTTCAGTGGAAACGGGCAGGCGTTCGTCAACAGCGAGCAGATCGACGACGTTGCCGGGATCGATGTTGGCACGACCGGCGACATCTTCGTCGCGCTCGGCGACACGCGGCCGACAAAGACCGTGCTGACCAAAGTCAGTTCCGGCGGAAGCCAGGGCCTGCTGTTCGAAGCGCTCGACGCCAACGCTCTGATCAACGACATCCAGGCGGCGTTCGATACCAGCGGCAAGGTGCTACTGTTCGGGCGCGTCGAAGCGACGCCGGGCGCTTCGGACTTCAAGGACGCCGTCATCCGCTATAACGGCGACGGCACGCTCGATCGAACGTTCGGCACCAGCGGCAAGGGATACATCTTCAATGAAGGTGAGACCGGCGAATCGGCCAATGCCTTCCTGGGTGACCTTCAGGCGGACATGCGGATCGTGTCTGCCCGGGGCGACCTGGCGGCCTCGGGCAGTTACAGCGTGACCATCACCCGACGGCTCTCGACCGGCGACGTTCCGCCGGTCTCGCCACCGACCTCACCGCCGCCCACATCCCCGCCGACGTCGCCTCCACCGGTTTCCCCGCCGCCTGTTTCGCCCCCGACTTCGCCCCCACCGACCTCTCCACCGCCTGTGTCGCCGCCGCCGCCCGTCGGTGCCACGCAGGGAACGCTTTCCGGCACCCTCACGACCAAGCTCCCAGCGGGCCTGATCGGACAGCAGAAGCTCGTCGGCGGCAAAGTGATCGTCGCGGTGACCAATCCCACGACGTCCCTGGTCAAGGGAAAAACCACCTTCTCCCTCAGCGTCTCGGCCGATGCGACGCTCGACAGCGGCGACGCTGCGGTCGTCTCCAGGCAGCAGAACCTCAAGCTGAAGCCGGGGCAGACACGGAATGTGAAGCTGCCGGTCAAGCTCCTGCCGATCGGGACCGCGGGCACCTACCAGCTGCTGGCACGGATTACCGCGCCGGATCAAACAACGACCGATGTCGCCGGCGGCACGACTTTCTCCGTGGCAGAACCCGTCGTTGATCTGAGCAGTGCGATTGACCGCGGTATCACCGGCACGGTCGCGGTCGGCGCGAAAGCGGCGGTGAAAATGAGCGTGCAGAATCTCGGCAATGTGCCTGCCAAGGGGCCGCTGACCGCCGCGATCTTTGCTTCGACGGACAACACCAGTTCCAGCGACGACGTGCTTCTGGTTTCCAAGTCGGGCAACGTCGCGATCAAGCCCGGCAAGAGCAAGTCCTTCGGGCTGTCGTTCCGCGTACCGGCGAACCTGCCGGCGGGAACCTACTACCTGACCGCCAAAGCCGACACGCTCAGCGCCTTCGCCGAGCCGGACGAGGCGAACAACATCGTCGTGTCGTCGGGAACGTTCACGGTCGGATAG
- a CDS encoding IS3 family transposase (programmed frameshift), giving the protein MRRRKFTREFKLGAVKLVHQQGRSVMQAAKDLGVDPKCIREWIEKYTADPDSASPAAMAKELQQLRTENARLRMEREILKKAGVLCQPAGVRFAFIASTLDDYPLAACCRVLSVTRSGFYAWRCRADSERQRRRQELLVRIRDVHEANRQVYGSPRIYQVLKSEGQSVCENTVAAIMKQAQIRAKGRRRFVPRTTDSGHGQPVATNVLDRQFAAEGPDRKWVADITYIETAEGWLYLAGVLDLYSRKIVGWSMTQHMRTELVAEALQMAIAQRQPCKGLLHHSDRGVPYASEDYQHLLQSHGMVVSMSDPGECWDNATMESFWSTLKSELMEGTRYATRAEARQSIFEYIEVFYNRKRLHSTLGYQSPESFEASRS; this is encoded by the exons ATGCGTCGTAGGAAGTTCACTCGTGAGTTCAAGCTGGGTGCCGTCAAGCTGGTGCACCAGCAGGGCCGATCGGTAATGCAGGCGGCTAAGGACCTCGGCGTCGATCCCAAGTGCATCCGCGAATGGATCGAGAAGTACACGGCCGATCCCGACTCGGCCTCGCCGGCGGCGATGGCCAAAGAGCTGCAGCAGCTGCGCACCGAAAACGCGCGTTTGCGAATGGAGCGTGAGATCCTAAAAAAAGCG GGCGTTCTTTGCCAGCCAGCAGGAGTGAGGTTCGCCTTCATTGCCAGCACGCTCGACGACTATCCGCTGGCAGCGTGTTGCCGGGTGTTGTCGGTCACGCGCTCGGGCTTCTACGCCTGGAGGTGTCGTGCCGACAGCGAGCGACAGCGTCGGCGTCAGGAACTGCTCGTGCGGATCCGCGACGTGCACGAGGCCAACCGCCAGGTGTACGGCAGCCCGCGGATCTACCAGGTGCTCAAAAGCGAGGGGCAAAGCGTGTGTGAGAACACGGTCGCTGCCATCATGAAGCAGGCGCAGATCCGAGCCAAAGGTCGGCGTCGTTTCGTGCCGCGTACGACCGACAGCGGGCACGGGCAGCCGGTGGCGACGAACGTACTGGACCGGCAGTTCGCCGCCGAGGGTCCGGACCGCAAGTGGGTGGCGGACATCACCTACATCGAAACCGCTGAGGGCTGGCTTTACCTGGCGGGCGTGCTGGATCTGTACTCGCGGAAGATCGTCGGCTGGTCGATGACGCAGCACATGCGTACGGAGCTGGTGGCCGAGGCGTTGCAGATGGCGATCGCGCAGCGGCAGCCTTGCAAGGGCCTGCTGCACCATAGCGACCGAGGAGTACCGTACGCGTCGGAGGACTACCAGCATTTGTTACAATCGCACGGGATGGTGGTGAGCATGAGCGATCCGGGCGAGTGCTGGGACAATGCGACGATGGAGAGCTTCTGGAGCACGCTCAAGAGCGAGCTGATGGAAGGGACGAGGTATGCGACGCGGGCGGAGGCCCGGCAGTCGATCTTTGAGTACATCGAGGTGTTCTACAATCGAAAGCGGCTGCATAGCACGTTAGGCTATCAGAGCCCCGAATCGTTCGAGGCGAGCCGCAGTTAA